A single region of the Amia ocellicauda isolate fAmiCal2 chromosome 8, fAmiCal2.hap1, whole genome shotgun sequence genome encodes:
- the LOC136754675 gene encoding retinol dehydrogenase 12 has translation MEWSWSGLFCHPFWVVTTVVLGLVVRAQRKRSWSPKACRVDLTGKTAIVTGANTGIGKFIALDLARRGARVILACRSRERGQRALEDIRACSGNANVHLRLLDTSSLSSVRDFAQRFTQEEKHLHILVNNAGASGLPRGITPEGLEVSFATNHLGPFLLTNLLLDLMKSSSPARIVNVSSTNHWRGEVDFSHFRGENLKYVMDSVYNHTKLHNIICTNELARRLQGSGVTANSLHPGVVLTEVMRHYNFVVQLIFNIIGFFFFKSSEEGAVSSIYCAVSEDVEGISGKYFDSDCSLTLPAPLAQDPALATKDWEVCERLVGLSGQ, from the exons ATGGAGTGGTCATGGAGCGGCCTTTTCTGTCACCCGTTTTGGGTGGTGACCACTGTGGTCCTGGGGCTGGTGGTGAGGGCGCAGAGGAAACGGTCCTGGAGCCCCAAAGCTTGCCGCGTTGACCTGACTGGAAAGACAGCGATAGTCACAGGTGCCAACACAG GCATCGGGAAGTTCATCGCCCTGGACCTGGCTCGGCGGGGGGCTCGTGTCATTCTGGCCTGCCGCAGTAGGGAGCGCGGTCAAAGGGCGCTGGAGGATATCCGTGCCTGCTCTGGCAACGCCAACGTGCACCTGCGCCTCCTGGACACCAGCTCGCTGTCCTCGGTGCGGGACTTTGCCCAGCGCTTCACCCAGGAGGAGAAGCACCTGCACATCCTGGTCAATAATGCGGGGGCCTCTG GTTTACCCAGAGGGATAACACCAGAGGGGCTGGAGGTCTCCTTCGCCACCAATCACCTGGGGCCGTTCCTGCTCACCAACCTGCTGCTAG ACCTGATGAAGAGCTCCTCCCCCGCCCGCATCGTGAATGTCTCCTCTACCAATCACTGGCGAGGGGAAGTGGACTTCTCCCACTTCCGGGGTGAGAACCTGAAGTACGTGATGGACAGCGTGTACAACCACACCAAGCTGCACAACATCATCTGCACCAACGAGCTGGCGCGCAGGCTGCAGGGTTCAG gggTGACCGCGAACTCACTGCATCCCGGAGTTGTGCTGACAGAGGTGATGAGACACTATAACTTCGTGGTGCAGCTGATCTTCAACATCATtggcttcttcttcttcaag TCCTCAGAGGAAGGAGCCGTCAGCTCCATCTACTGTGCCGTGTCGGAAGACGTCGAGGGCATCTCGGGGAAGTACTTCGACAGCGACTGCTCCCTCACGCTGCCCGCGCCCCTCGCCCAAGaccccgccctcgccaccaagGACTG